In Candidatus Zixiibacteriota bacterium, the genomic stretch GTTCTTCAGTGCGGCCTGGTCAACGGCCACGCCGTTGACGCGCGTCTTCTGGCGATGCCCGAGATTGTTCAATATGTATTGGCCGTCTTCCGGCGTGATCTTGGCCTGAATGTCGGGAACGAACCATCCGGAGACGCGGACGTTGACGAAGTTCGCCTTACCGAAGGTGATCGTGGCCCCGCCCAGACGGATCTCTTCGATGTCTGTGCCCGCCTCCCCGATCAACACGGCTGATCCACCGGCCCGGGCGAGGACCTCCCGGTCGCGCCGGTCGGAGGCCAGCCGATCGCGCTGCTTTTTGGTGTTCAGCGTCATGGTGCCGTCGAGGTCCGACATCTTGGTGTCATGGGACGCCTGCGGGTGGAACACCAACGTGTACTTGCCGATCGTGATGACGTCCTCGTCCTTGAGGATTTCCTCTTCCACGCGGCGGTTGTTGACGAAGGTCCCATTCAGGGATTCGTTGTCGATTAGGACGGCGTCCTGGGGGTTGATTTCGATGGTGGCGTGGCGTCGCGACACGCCGCGGTTGTCGAGAACGACGTCGTTGTCGGAGTTGCGGCCGATGGAGATGCGCTTCTTTTCGGTGATGACCCGTTCAATGATCTTGTCCTCGTAGCGAACCACGATTTCCGTCATGGCCTCCTCCGTATTAGCCACCGCATGACATGGTTCTGGCGCCATACCGGCGTCGGCGCCGTGATGGCCCGCGCCGAAATTTCCCCACAATCCCAAGCCGCTTCGGCCCGACGTTGCTGTCGGCGCCGCTGACTACTATATTTTCGTCATGCGGATCGGAAACTTGACGGTCACAGGGCGGGTGGTGCTGGCACCCATGGCGGGGATTACCGACTCCGTGTTTCGCCGTTTATGCCGTCGCTTCGGTGCCGCGATTGTCTATTCCGAGTTTCTATCGACCGATGGATTGGTCTTCAAAACCATGAACCAACAGCACAAGCTGGTTGTGGGTGAGGACGAGCATCCCGTTGCCTTCCAGCTATTTGGCGCCCGCACGGAGACATTTGCTCCGTCTGCTCGCCTGCTGGCTGAGCTCTCACCGGATATCATCGATCTGAACTTCGGGTGCCCGGCGAATAAGGTTGTCGGCCGCAATGGCGGCGCCGCCATATTGAAGGATCTCGATCTCCTCGGCCGAATCGTCTCCGAGACAGTGCAGGCCGTGCCGCTGCCCGTGACGGTCAAGATGCGGGCCGGCTGGGACAGAGAGACTCTCGTATTCGAAGAAGCGGCCGAACGCGCGGTCGCGGCCGGGGCGCAGGCGATCACGCTTCATGCCCGGACCCGGGTCGATGGTCCCTGGGGTCCGCACTACCAGGGGACCGCCGACTGGTCGTACATCACCCGTCTCAAGGCGGCGGTGACCGACGTCCCGGTAATCGGCAATGGTGATGTCACCTCTCCCGAGCGGGCCGAAGCGATGCTCCGGCAGACCGGTTGTGACGCGGTCATGGTCGGGAGGGCCGCCTTGGGACGCCCTTGGATCTTCGCTGAGATCAACCATTACCTCGCCACGGGTCGTCTGCTGCCCGAGCCGTCGATTGCCGACAGACTGACGCTGGCATGGATGCACCTGCGAGACAAAGTCGCCGGATCGGCCATCCCCGACGTGATTGTGCGCAGCCAGCGCAAGACGATGGCGGCGTACCTCCGCGGGTGGCCCGACACACATGAGTTGAAAGCGATCTTCATGAACCTGGAGTCGCTCGCGGATATCCGGTCTCTGTTTGTCCGCTACTTGGCGGATCACCCCGATCTGCCTCGTTGCGAAGGCGATGACTGGCTGGACCGGCACGTTGCCTTGGATCGCGACGCCCTCCGAGGCGCCGCGGCAGCGGTGGTGGCGGCGTGAGACGCGCGCTCTACATCGATGGAGAATCGGGCGCCGCCGGGGACATGCTTTTGGCGGCACTGATCGATCTGGGGATCGATGCGACGGCACTGGCCGCCGCGTTGCGGCCGATTGTTCCGTCCCCATTCGCATTGTATGTCGAGCCGGTGACCACATGCGGGATCGCGGCCAAACGTCTGCGAGTCGAAGTGGCCGCAGAAGCCAAGCATCGGACGTTGGCCGAGGTGGACGACTTCTTGGACAGAGGCGACCTGTCCGAAGGGGTCCGAACGCGATGCCGTGCGATCTTTCAGCGGCTGGCGACAGCGGAGGCGACGGTCCACGCGTCGACTCCCCAGCGCGTTCACTTCCACGAAGTCGGCGGCAATGACGCGCTCATCGACATCATCGGCGTCGTCTGGTCGCTGGCGGAACTCCACATCGATGCCGTGTACTGCGCGCCGTTGGTCCTTGGTTCAGGTGTCGGCCGGTCGGCGCATGGACCGATTGTCTACCCGGCTCCGGCGGTCATGGCGATCCTGCAGGGTCAACCGGTGCAGCTTGTCTCGGGGTTGGGAGAGACAACCACCCCGACCGCGGCGGCGATTCTCGCCGAAGTGGCGGAGTTCTCCCGGCAAGTCATGTTGACACCTGAACGCGTCGGCTACGGCGCCGGGACACATACCTTCTCGGATCGACCCAATCTCGTGCGCGCGACTCTCGGTCATGTCGACACTCCCGTCGACACGGACCTCCTCTGGTTGGCGACCAGCGACATTGACAACACGCGGCCGGAGGTCTTTGATTGGCTCGCCGACCGGCTGCGTGCGGCCGGGGCGGTAGACGTGATGATCTCCGACGTCGGCATGAAAAAAAACCGGCGCGGGCACCGTGTGGAAGCGCTCTGTGATGCGCCGTCGCGAGCGGCGATCGCCGATGTCATTCTCACCGAGACAGGGTCGCTGGGGGTGCGCTGGGTTCCGGTCTGGCGTACGAAACTGCCGCGTGAGATTGTCGCCATCGATACACCCTGGGGGGCGATTCGTGTCAAGGTCGCGCGGACGGCGCACGGTCGGCGCGGGATTGCGGAATACGATGATTGCCGGGTCGCAGCGGAGCGGGCCGGCGAGCCGCTGGTGAAGATCATCGCGACGGTGGAGCGATTGTTCGACGGATCTTCCGCCCGTCTTGGGCCTGAACCAAAGGAGTAGACATGGGAGGGTTGTCGATCTGGGTTTTTGCTCAGCAGAAGAATGGTACCGTGGCGCGTAGCGCCTTTGAGTTGCTGACAGTCGCGCGACGTTTGGCGGATGCCTCATCAGGCACCGTGACAGGTGTTCTATTCGGCCACCAAGTCGGCGATGCCGCGGTCGCTCTGACCGCCCGCGGGGCCGACCGGGCGCTGGTCGCCGATGACCCCTCGCTGGGGCCGTTCGCGGATGACCTCCAGGCCGATCTTCTCTCGCGCTGGATACGAGCCGACAGGCCCGATCTCGTCTTGGGCAGCGCCAGTCTGTATGGGCGTGCTCTGTTTCCGCGTGTGGCGGCGATGCTGGACTGCGGTCTTGTGGCGGACGCCGGCGGGGTCCAGCTCACGGACGGCCGCTTGTCGGTGGTCAAGGCGACCTATGGGGGCAAGGCGTTCACCGAGTACGAGTTCTCAGATCGACGTCCCTGGCTGGTCACCATGCGCCCCAAGTCCAATGAAGAAGCTCCGATGGGTGACGCGAAGGGTTCTGTGGAAGCACGGTCTGTGG encodes the following:
- a CDS encoding electron transfer flavoprotein subunit alpha/FixB family protein, translating into MGGLSIWVFAQQKNGTVARSAFELLTVARRLADASSGTVTGVLFGHQVGDAAVALTARGADRALVADDPSLGPFADDLQADLLSRWIRADRPDLVLGSASLYGRALFPRVAAMLDCGLVADAGGVQLTDGRLSVVKATYGGKAFTEYEFSDRRPWLVTMRPKSNEEAPMGDAKGSVEARSVDGLGPARVEVVASESTGAGKVSLTEADIIVSGGRGLRAAENYAMVEELAKTLGAAAGASRAIVDAGWVPYDKQVGQTGKTVNPKLYVACGISGAIQHLVGMQSSRVIVAINKDPDAPIFNVASYGIVGDLFAYLPEITRVFKEKLGG
- the larC gene encoding nickel pincer cofactor biosynthesis protein LarC encodes the protein MRRALYIDGESGAAGDMLLAALIDLGIDATALAAALRPIVPSPFALYVEPVTTCGIAAKRLRVEVAAEAKHRTLAEVDDFLDRGDLSEGVRTRCRAIFQRLATAEATVHASTPQRVHFHEVGGNDALIDIIGVVWSLAELHIDAVYCAPLVLGSGVGRSAHGPIVYPAPAVMAILQGQPVQLVSGLGETTTPTAAAILAEVAEFSRQVMLTPERVGYGAGTHTFSDRPNLVRATLGHVDTPVDTDLLWLATSDIDNTRPEVFDWLADRLRAAGAVDVMISDVGMKKNRRGHRVEALCDAPSRAAIADVILTETGSLGVRWVPVWRTKLPREIVAIDTPWGAIRVKVARTAHGRRGIAEYDDCRVAAERAGEPLVKIIATVERLFDGSSARLGPEPKE
- the dusB gene encoding tRNA dihydrouridine synthase DusB, which translates into the protein MTVTGRVVLAPMAGITDSVFRRLCRRFGAAIVYSEFLSTDGLVFKTMNQQHKLVVGEDEHPVAFQLFGARTETFAPSARLLAELSPDIIDLNFGCPANKVVGRNGGAAILKDLDLLGRIVSETVQAVPLPVTVKMRAGWDRETLVFEEAAERAVAAGAQAITLHARTRVDGPWGPHYQGTADWSYITRLKAAVTDVPVIGNGDVTSPERAEAMLRQTGCDAVMVGRAALGRPWIFAEINHYLATGRLLPEPSIADRLTLAWMHLRDKVAGSAIPDVIVRSQRKTMAAYLRGWPDTHELKAIFMNLESLADIRSLFVRYLADHPDLPRCEGDDWLDRHVALDRDALRGAAAAVVAA
- a CDS encoding FHA domain-containing protein, with the protein product MTEIVVRYEDKIIERVITEKKRISIGRNSDNDVVLDNRGVSRRHATIEINPQDAVLIDNESLNGTFVNNRRVEEEILKDEDVITIGKYTLVFHPQASHDTKMSDLDGTMTLNTKKQRDRLASDRRDREVLARAGGSAVLIGEAGTDIEEIRLGGATITFGKANFVNVRVSGWFVPDIQAKITPEDGQYILNNLGHRQKTRVNGVAVDQAALKNSDLIQIGRSVFRFVAGGAA